In the genome of Thermoproteus tenax Kra 1, the window AACTCCGCTTTGTCCGGCCTCAACAGAGCCCCGCCTAGAGTCTTCGCTGCGAGCGCCGCTAGGGAGCTCCTCAGCCCGCCCCTAGTAGCGCCGTATTTCTCGAGATTGTCCACCGCCCTTTCTATCACCGGCGCTAGATGGTACATACAAGAGGTGTAGAGCACGGTGGAGGTGCGCGCGCTCTCAAGCCCTCTCTTCCAACTCTCGCAGAGCCCCTCATCGATGGGGAATGGAAGCCAAGACTTGTCTAGAGAGTCAACGAGGATGTCGCGGAGCTTAGATATCCACTCAGTGCTCACTGCAGATTTGTTTTAAAGTACTTAATAAATTCCACATATTAATTAATATTCATGAATATAAATATCTTTTTCCAGCATAATGTATAAGTTTATCGATAATTTTTTAATGTATAATAAATAATTATGATGTAAATTAAAGTAAAATATATTCATATTTTGTAATCTATTCATAAAGATATAAAAAAGAGTCCTTATATATATCTAAAATAATAACGTTTCTTATATTTAAATACAAAATTTAAATTTATATATAAATTTAGTTTTTTATGGTATACACACAACCTGTGTACTTCTGGGGTAATCCGATGTTGACTATTATTATAGATATAACTCCAATTCTAGTTCTTTTTATACTGTTGGCGGGGTTGAAACAAACGGCGTGGAAGGCAGTTTTGATATCCTCTGTTCTCACGTTTCTGTTGGCAGTTCTGGTGGGCGCGCCCCTAGATCAAACCGGATATGTGTGGCTTATGGGCGCTTTATTCGGTTTTTGGTATATCTCGTGGTTGATCTTTTGGGGCATAACTTGGTTTAACACTTGGCGTCTCGCAGGATATTTTGACGCATTTACCTCATGGCTGTTAAGGAATATTGTTAACGATATCAGAGTACTCTCTATCGCCCTTGCGTGGTCTCTTGGGTCGTTGATAGAGGGTCTAATGGGGTTTGGCACTCCCTGGGCTTATGTAGTCCCCATACTGGTCTCGTTGGGGTTGCCAAGTCTCAGAGCGATAACTCTGGTCGCTGTGGCCGACACCGCGCCCGTTTCATATGGCGCATTCGGAATACCCATAATAACTCTAGCTGGAGTCACGGGGCTCCCTCTGATGTTTATGTCCTCAGTGTCGGCACATATAGTTGCTGTATTGGCCTTCCTTATCACATTTATACTGCTGTATATAATAGATGGCTGGAGGGGCATTAGGGAGGTATGGCCAATTGGGCTTGTTGGAGCCACCGGCTACGTCATCGGACAATACACGACCGCTGTGTACATGGGGCCCTATCTTCCGGACGTAATAGGCTCTATTCTCTCCTTTATCTTTATAATACTATTTTCAAAGGTATGGAAACCGAGAAATATTATTAAACCTACAACTATTAAAATCAACAATATTCAAGATAAAGGTGTAGTCTTAAGGGCTTGGATCTCCCTAGCGATGTTTGTGGCCATATTGGGGCTTTGGAACTCACCTATATCTCCCATGAAGCTCAACCTAGTTACATTTTCTGTGTCCGCATACTCAGAGGTGTTGAAGAAGAGCGTCTCCATATCCTATGTGTTCAACCTCCTCGCCACCGGTACATCCGCATTGGTGGCATGGCTCCTTACTATTCCGATTATGGGCGCCAGTAGAGAGGTTGTGGTCAAAGCTCTGAAAACGACGGTCTCACAGACATGGGGCGCCGTGTTGACGGGCGTATTCGCGCTGAGTCTAGGATTTGTATTCAACTTCAGCGGGATGGCGTACAGCCTTGCCTATCTGACCTCCGGCCTCGGCATATTATTTGTCCTTATATCTCCATTTCTAGGGTGGCTCGGAGCTGCGTTGACTGGAAGCAACACTTCGTCGAATGCGTTATTTGGGCCGTTCCAAGCGGCCATGGGGACTCTGCTCGGAATCCCCCAGGGCTTCTTCCCAGGGTTGCAGACCGTCGGCGCTGAATTAGGCAAGCCGGTGGCTCCGCAGACAGTCTCTGCTGGCTTATCCACTACAGAATATGTCAGAAAAGAGGGCGTGGTGATCAGAAACAACCTGAGATATTCTATAGGGTTGGTGTTCCTCCTGCTATTGGTAGGTATACTTTATCTGATTCTATATCCCTATCCATTTATATTGCACGGCAAATAACTTCGCTTTTTCCTAAGGCTTGTTGTGGGCAGGAGACAAGCTGCAGAGCGCGATACACTGCGGCGTATGCCGTGATGTCGTAGGCTCTCGGAGTGGCGCAGGTAGATCCGGGGGGACAATTACCGGGGCCCGCTACGGCGGACGCCTCAGCCGCCGAAGAGCCTCATGTGGGTCTCCATCATGCACATGTTCTCGACCACTACTATGCCCTCGCGCTCAAGTCTGCGTTTTACCTCCTCTGGCGCCGTGATGCCCAACTGTAGCCAAAGGACCTTCACGTCGCCCCTCGTCCTCTTTCTAGCCAAGACTTCCTCCGCTATCCTCGGCACCTCCTCTGTGGGTCTAAAGACTTGCACTATGTCTATATCCTCGGGGATGTCGAGCAGGGTGGGGTAGGCCCTCTCTCCCAAGACCTCAGACGCCGTTGGGTTCACTGGGACTACCCTGTAGCCCTTCTCCTTCAAATACCTAGGGACTATATGTGCCCATTTAGAGGGATCTCTCGAAGCTCCTACCACAGCGATCTTTTTGTACTTCAAGATTTCCTTCAGATCCATATTGATTCCGATTTAGACTAAAAAAGAAATAATTTGCCGGCCTCAAGCGGACCTGCGCCGGGGCGCCCGCAGAGGCTCCTCACGGGCTCGATCGTATCGGGTCGCCGTCACTGCAGCTCGATCACATGCTGTGAAGCTTTGAAGCCAACCCTCTTGTGTGTTCCGTCGCAGAAGGGCTTGTTGTTCGATCCTCCGCATCTACACAAGGCGTATCGGACTCTGCCGTCCACCTCCACTAGGTACGGGCCGTTCTCGCTCGCGATGATCTTAATCTGCATAGCCCAACACCCTGTTGAGCTCCTCGGCGTTCTCTCCCATGTACTTTTCCAACATATTGATGGGCGCTGGATCCGTAAACAACACTCTGACACCCTCCGATGTGAAATAGTCGACGCTGGTCTGACACGCGGCCGTCGCTATTATGACTTCTACGTCGGGGAGCGCGTTTTCCCTCAGCCAGCTGTATTTAGCTACGCCGTGGGCGCGCGGCCCTACGTGGGCGTGCCCCTCGGTGTCTAGGTCCGAGGCTCTCGAGAGCGGGTTCTCCCTCACCTCCACGAGCCTTACGCCTCTGCCGTCGTATTCGTATATATAGAATTTATCGGCGTGGGCGAAGTGCCCCGGGAACACATAGCCGTCGGCCGACGCTGTAATTCCCAGTTCCATAGTTCTCTCTCGTTTTCTATATAAATAGATATTCTACTATATTTGTAGTACGTTGAGATGAACGCCTTGCACGAAATATACAGCTTAATACGGACATCGACTGTGGAGCTCGTCATATTGCAGGCTCCGAGCGCGGAGAGATACGCCGACGCCCTACTTGGGCTCGTGTGCACTTGTAATTTGAGGGCGTTGGTCATCGCCAGAGGCGGAGTCGTGGCTCTGCCAGAGAGCTACAGAGAGCTGGGGCTCCGGGACGTCCTGGAGAAGGTCTGTGGAAGCTGCCTTGTAGTGGAGGGGACGGGCGAGAGCTACATCTTCTCGTTCATCCCTGTGAAGATGGGCCTCCAGAGTCTGGCCCAGCTCGCGGCGCAGATGTGCGGGGGCGTTGTCTCGCTGGCCGCGCGCGCTGGCGAGCCTGGCCGAGAGGCTCGCCGAGGGGGCCGACGTAGGGCACGCAGTCAGCGACTTGGAGGCCCGGAGGCTGGAGAGACACTTCCCTCAAGCCGATGGCAAGATCGCTGTGCTTCCCAACGGAGTCTGCGGAGACGTCCTCGCCGCTAGGGGCAGAGGGCCCAGGGGCGACTACCTCATCTACGCCGGGAGGATCGAGAGATATAAAAGGCTGGAGACGGCCGTGGAGCTCGCCGCAGAGCTGGCCCGGGGAGGCGCCGCCTCGCGGCTTCTTATAGTCGGAGGCGGGCCGCACGCAGAGAGGGTGAGGAGATACGCCGAGAGGGGGACGCCGGGCCTCGTCGAGTTCTCTGGGCCGCTCCCCAGGGAGGAGTACATAGATCTGCTCTCCCGCGCGTTGGCCACAGTGAACCCCAGCGAGGATGAGGCGTACAGCATATTCACCGCCGAGGCTCTCGCGGCGGGCGTGCCTGCGGCCGTCTCCCGGGCCTTGGCGGAGGTCTTCCCGTGCCGCGCCGAGGCGCCGGACACCTGGAGGCGCGCTCTGGAGAGGCTCGGGCTGGTGTACTTGGCCCCAAGGTGCGAGATTAAGGCATGGGAGGAGGTAGTGGACGAGCTGGCCCGGCGCATCTACGGCCTATGAACTTGAGGGCCGCGGCGCGAGGCCGGCCCGGCCTCCGGAGGGCGCGCCGCAACGTAGCCCCGTGGGCATAGGGATATCTCCGAAAAGCTTGGCGGACGCCTTATTGGAGAGAGGCGGATAGCTGGAGCTCGGCGTCCGCCTTTTGGTCTGAGCACGGATGTGTCTGACTAGGCAGCTTGCGCCTTCGCTGGACTATACGAGGCGTCTTTTCGGTATTACGGTCACGCGGCGCTCCTTTATAGGTCTTCAGCCCTTTGGAGCCTCCATTGTTCTGTCGCCGTTGTATCGCCCTTTCTTGGGTAGGGCCAGGAACTCGGCTCCGGCGCATTTCGCCGTATGGTCCCAGCGTTTTGCGAGTGGGCGTTCTGTGGCTTCTATATTGCAATACTTCCAGTTGTCACTCGCAAATGGTAGCCATAGCCACTTGCTAAATGTATTCAGTCTTAATGTTTCAATAAATATAAAAATGTATTATAGCTGATCGCATATATCGTAGCTAATAACCTAGGCAAAGTCTTCTTTCTCATTATAGCTATATTTGCAAGCAAATATGCGAGTATTGATAGATCGGCCCCCAATCTCCTCAGCCTGAAGTACATGCTGGCTCTATCAAAATGGATCCAAAATTCGTCCCAAAAGCCAGACCTCCTTGTCAACGAGTCTCTGTGGCTCTCGATATGCCAAGCGATCGGGGCCTTCCCCCTGTCTAAAACCATATAGCTATTGTATCCTTTATTGACCACGTAGTATGCCATAAATGCCTCAAAGTGAAACGCCTTGCGGCTCTCCGAATAATAGCGGGTTAGATCTAGGTCTTGGATAAGCTCACGTCGGAAGCCCATATTGTTGCCCGATATCAACACAGTCTTTATGACGTCGCCAGACGCGCACAATCTAGCGCCTGGAAAACCGCTTACCGACAGCCACCTACAGTAATCTGCCAACTTTCTGAGAGGTCTCCTATAGGGCGCGTTCGTTGTAACATCTTGGCTGAATAGAGATTCGTCCGATAGAGTTATTGTCCCATCGGCGATAAACGCCTTATACG includes:
- a CDS encoding L-lactate permease; its protein translation is MVYTQPVYFWGNPMLTIIIDITPILVLFILLAGLKQTAWKAVLISSVLTFLLAVLVGAPLDQTGYVWLMGALFGFWYISWLIFWGITWFNTWRLAGYFDAFTSWLLRNIVNDIRVLSIALAWSLGSLIEGLMGFGTPWAYVVPILVSLGLPSLRAITLVAVADTAPVSYGAFGIPIITLAGVTGLPLMFMSSVSAHIVAVLAFLITFILLYIIDGWRGIREVWPIGLVGATGYVIGQYTTAVYMGPYLPDVIGSILSFIFIILFSKVWKPRNIIKPTTIKINNIQDKGVVLRAWISLAMFVAILGLWNSPISPMKLNLVTFSVSAYSEVLKKSVSISYVFNLLATGTSALVAWLLTIPIMGASREVVVKALKTTVSQTWGAVLTGVFALSLGFVFNFSGMAYSLAYLTSGLGILFVLISPFLGWLGAALTGSNTSSNALFGPFQAAMGTLLGIPQGFFPGLQTVGAELGKPVAPQTVSAGLSTTEYVRKEGVVIRNNLRYSIGLVFLLLLVGILYLILYPYPFILHGK
- a CDS encoding CoA-binding protein translates to MDLKEILKYKKIAVVGASRDPSKWAHIVPRYLKEKGYRVVPVNPTASEVLGERAYPTLLDIPEDIDIVQVFRPTEEVPRIAEEVLARKRTRGDVKVLWLQLGITAPEEVKRRLEREGIVVVENMCMMETHMRLFGG
- a CDS encoding CDGSH iron-sulfur domain-containing protein; protein product: MQIKIIASENGPYLVEVDGRVRYALCRCGGSNNKPFCDGTHKRVGFKASQHVIELQ
- a CDS encoding NifB/NifX family molybdenum-iron cluster-binding protein, producing the protein MELGITASADGYVFPGHFAHADKFYIYEYDGRGVRLVEVRENPLSRASDLDTEGHAHVGPRAHGVAKYSWLRENALPDVEVIIATAACQTSVDYFTSEGVRVLFTDPAPINMLEKYMGENAEELNRVLGYAD
- a CDS encoding glycosyltransferase family 4 protein, with amino-acid sequence MSRWPRALASLAERLAEGADVGHAVSDLEARRLERHFPQADGKIAVLPNGVCGDVLAARGRGPRGDYLIYAGRIERYKRLETAVELAAELARGGAASRLLIVGGGPHAERVRRYAERGTPGLVEFSGPLPREEYIDLLSRALATVNPSEDEAYSIFTAEALAAGVPAAVSRALAEVFPCRAEAPDTWRRALERLGLVYLAPRCEIKAWEEVVDELARRIYGL
- a CDS encoding glycosyltransferase family 2 protein; its protein translation is MRTSVVVPTYRRAWALPYLLEGLVNQILRPDEVIFVLKPSGDGSEEIIERYRDKLNIKLIIQREGYAPAAYAAGIREASGDIVLFIDDDAVPHPEWTKRYIDLFRELKDAGAIGGLTYKAFIADGTITLSDESLFSQDVTTNAPYRRPLRKLADYCRWLSVSGFPGARLCASGDVIKTVLISGNNMGFRRELIQDLDLTRYYSESRKAFHFEAFMAYYVVNKGYNSYMVLDRGKAPIAWHIESHRDSLTRRSGFWDEFWIHFDRASMYFRLRRLGADLSILAYLLANIAIMRKKTLPRLLATIYAISYNTFLYLLKH